From the genome of Candidatus Ruthia magnifica str. Cm (Calyptogena magnifica):
GATAATATTTGCAAATATAATAGAATTGGTATTAATTTTTGGCATTATTTAGTGATTTTGATTGTCAAATAAATAATCAAATTGATTGTATGAGCATTAAGTAAAATAGTGCTTTAATAAATTTTTATGTTAAACAACATGTCTAATAACACAAACAATATTACGAGCGTTTTAACAGAAAGCTTACCTTATATTAAAAAATTCCAAGGTAAAACTATCGTTATTAAATATGGTGGTAATGCCATGGTTGATGAGGCCTTAAAATCCAGTTTTGCACGTGATATTGTGTTGATGAAATTAGTTGGTATGAATCCAATTGTGGTGCATGGTGGCGGTCCACAAATTGGCAAGACACTAAAGAAAATTGGTAAACAAAGTCAATTCATTGATGGTATGCGTGTTACCGATTCAGAAACTATGGACGTGGTTGAAATGGTACTAGGTGGTCTGGTTAATAAAGAAATTGTAAATCTAATCCACCAACATGGTGGTCATTCAATTGGGTTGACTGGTAAAGATGGTAGTTTAATTTCTGCTAAAAAATTAAAGCATGATATTGAACCAACATCTGAAATTATTGATCTTGGTCATGTGGGTGAAGTGGATAAAATTGACATCTCAGTAATTAATTTATTATTAAAAGGGGATTTTATTCCAGTCATCGCGCCTATTGGGGTGGGTAAGGATGGTTTTTCTTATAATATAAATGCAGATTTGGTTGCAAGTGCGATTGCACAAGCGTTGAATGCTGAAAAGTTAATATTATTAACTAATGCGTCTGGTTTATTAGATGCCAATGGTGAATTATTAACTAGGCTTGATGACAATATCATTGATGGATTGATTAAGGATGGTACGATTCATAGTGGCATGTTGCCAAAAATTAATTGTGCTTTGTCAGCCGTTAAAAATGGTGTTAAATCTACGCATATTATCGATGGACGGGTTGCACATGCGGTATTGTTAGAAGTCTTTACGAATAGTGGTGTAGGTACACTAATTACTTGTAATGAATAAAGCTAGTATTAAGATACATGATTGTCAAATTTTGGCACATTATCAGTTTGAAGGCAAGCAATATATTTTAACTTTGGCATCGAACATTATTGCTAAACAAACTAAGCCAGGACAGTTTGTACACCTTACTGTCTCTAGTGCTTTAGCCATGAGGCGACCTATTTCAATTATGTCAGTTGATATTGAAAATGGTACCTTTGATTTACTTTATAAGGTGGTGGGTGAAGGCACTCGTCAACTATCGCAGCGTAAAGTAGGCGATATATTGTCAATTATTGGCCCTATCGGTAATGGCTTTAAACTCACTGATAAAAAACGACCACTATTGATTGGCGGTGGTGCGGGTATGCCACCGATGATTGCTATTGCACAACAAATAAAAGATCTTGGCTATGAATCTTTTGCAATCCTGGGTTCTGAAGTGCCATTTCCATTTGTTGACAAGTTGGCCGATAATAACAAAGATTATCAAGGCGCAACATACACCATGCCTGAGTTAGAAGATTGGGGTATTGAATGTCGCTTAACCAGCCTGCAAGGTTTTGATGGTACATTCAAGGGCTTTGTAACTGATTTAGCTAAAATATATTTAGATAATTTAAAAACTGATGAAAGAATGCAAGTTGAAATATATGCTTGTGGTCCACGTCTAATGTTAGTAGCAGTAGCCAATTTGGCTAAAGAATATAACTTACCTTGTCAAATTTCATTAGAAGAAAATATGGCTTGTGCTGTGGGTGGTTGTGCAGGATGTGTGGTTGAAATACAAACTAACCAAGGCATTTCCATGAAGCGCGTTTGTGTTGATGGCCCAGTTTTTGATGCCTACCAAATATTTTGATTAAGGATAACTTAGAAAAAATTCAAGAAAGAATTAACCAAGTTAATCACACTCAGTTTGTTACTTTAATTGCAGTGAGCAAAACCAGATCGGTAGATGAATTGCAGCAGGCCATTAATACGGGTCAGAAACATTTTGCTGAAAATTATCTGCAAGAAGCACTCATCAAAATTAATCACTTAAAAGGCCAAAACCTAATTTGGCATTTTATTGGCCCTATTCAGTCAAATAAAACTTTAAAAATTGCCAAAAATTTCGATTGGGTACATAGTGTAGACCGATTAAAAATTGCTAAAAGGCTCAATGAGCAACGTCCAAAAAACTTACCAAATTTAAAAGTGCTTTTGCAGATTAATATTGATAACGAGCCTATCAAATCAGGTGCATCGATTGAACAAATTGATGAACTAGTTACTCATTTTGAAAGTCTAAAAAATCTCACTTTAAGAGGCTTTATGTGCATACCAAATCCTTCTAATTCAGCGCAAAATTTTACAAGAATGACAAGTATTATTAAGCAATACCCAAACTTAGATGCTTTATCAATGGGCATGAGTCGTGATTTAGAATCAGCCATTACTAATGGTGCTACTTTTTTACGTATTGGTACAGATATTTTTGGCAAGAGAGCTTAAATATAATCATTTTCTTTTTAAAGTAATGTTTTGTGACTGATTTTCAAAAAAATCAGAATCAAAAATTTTATGCTTTAGTTTTTATAAAAATTTTTGTGTATCCCAAATAAGTAAGAATAAACGATAATTTTTGTTCAATATTCATCAGCCAATAAATTCAAAAGGTTGGTTTGGTTTCACGTTTTGTGATTAGTAATTTTTCAACCATGTCAATTGGTAGATCAGGATTGATCATTGTAGTATGCCTAATTTTTACCCAATATTTAATTTGATTGGACACTATTCTTAATTCTTTTTTGGTCTGAATTTTGGCTCGATTGTATAAATTTTTATTGATTCTGGTTTATATTACTTGTCGCTTGGTTAATAATATAAATTTATTTTATTAGAATTGTAATAAGTTACCACACAATATATAACTATCCATTTAAACATGGTATGAATATTAAACCACTAATCACTAATGGCATAATTGATAAAATTTATAACGAGCTGATTGGTCAGTTAGTTAAGTAAACCCATCTTGTTGCTACACTTAATCAGTCTAGGTCAATGGTTGATACTTTATTTGAAATGTTTTTTAAAAGATAGTTTGGATATGAGTGATGCTGATTGAATATTGATTTTGTGAAAGTTCCAGCCAAGTAAGATAAACCGGTATTTTAATTGCTTATAACTGACACCATGATTAAAACTGCAAAACTATTGAGCAAAGAAGTTAACAATAAGAGCATTGTTTAATTTAGGTGTGACTTTTAAGTGCGATATTTATATTGTCATGAATGGGTAAGTGTTTAGTTTTGATAGGGTAGAGAAAAATAAAGAACTGGATATTTTTATATCCTTATAGTTCTTTGAGTGGGTTTAGTAGATTTTATTTTGTCATATGTTCAATAGCTTCTTTTAGTTGATCATCTGAACAAATCATATAGATACCTTTCGGTGACATTTACGCTGTCACTTTGACTAGTAGATATATAATGCCGCGTTTAATCCATTAAACTTAGGCGCGTTAGTAACGCCAATACTATGCCAATTAGCGTATACAGAAATATAAACTCCCTTCGCCATTGCGAGATTTTTTAGCAACTTAATGACGTTAACTCTGTTGATATTTCAATACTTGAGGATAGAATTAGACCACTAGATCAAGTATATTTGAAAGGTGGTTGATGTTAACGTCATTAAGTTGCTAAAAAATGTATCAACGCCAAATAATAATAAAAATAGTAATAATAGCCGCCAGTGAATTTTTCAAGTACATAGTATTTTTTCTTGTTTTTTAACATAGCCTTGTGCCAATATCGATAGATAACCCGTTCATAAAAATAAGTTATAATTCTAGAGAAGGGAAGTATTACACTAACAAGTCAATAATAAGTATCAAAAATGATTAAAAAAAAACGCTTAAGTGGTATTAAAGTATTAAAAATAAGCACTTGGGTTAGTGTTATTTTTACGTTCATTTTTGTATTAGTAGTGTTATTTTTTGTCATCTTTCCAATGTTACTAAAAGTACCGATTGAGACTCAATTATCAAGTTTAACTGGGCTTGATGTTCAGTTGTCTAAAATTACATTTGATTTTGAAAAGAAAGGTATTACTTTAAAAGTGCATGATATTTCCATCGCATCTGGTGAAGCTCAGCAAATGGCCATGATTAAAAATTTATCTTGGCATATTAATCTGCTAAGTTTGTTTGATGATATTTATCATTCTAGTCAAATTTTTATTGATACTCTAGTGCTTTATTCTAATCTTGATGATTTCAGTATAGACGACATTAGAAATATAGCCTCACTTGGTATGCTAAAAGAACTATATTTTTTTGAATCTCTGCATATTAATAAAACAATTATTAAAGATACAGTTGAAATTGCATCATTGACGCTTAAAAGAGATGGGATGCAATTGTTGTTAACAATACCTAATCAGAGTATTGGCACTAAACACCTTGACATTACGATTATCTTATCTAGTGCCAAGATTAATCAAAATGGCTTTTTAACGTTACCAATTACTTTGAGTGGTGATGATTTTGAGTTGTTGTCAAGTCTTAAAATATATAGCTATCAAGGTTATGATTTTATCCAATTTAGTGGCCTTATTCAGCGTATGAATGTGATTAATATTAGTGATTATTTACCTATGGTATTGATAGGTGATATAAATCATCAATGGATTAAGCATGCATTTCAATCAGGTGAATTGGATAATATTAATATCAGCATTAAGAAAAATCTTTCAACGCAATTACCAGCAAAGATAAAATTTGATGCGCACTTAAGCAATACTGAATTATTATTCAATACTGATTGGCAAAGTCTTAAGCAATTAGATGCAAATATTGCCATTGATGGTAGAAAAATCACAGTTATGGTCAATCATACTATGTTAAACGACATGTTTTTGCAAGGTATGAAAGTTCAAATATTGGACATGAGCAAAGATAAATTAGAGATTAGCGTCGTTGGTAAAATTAATACTCAAAGTGAAATATTAACCCAATTTTTAAAAGATGCACCACTGAATGATAATGTAAATGATGTGCTTGGGAAATTTAGTCTATCTGGAAAGGTGGTAGGTAATGTAGATTTAATCATATCACTGGATGAAACAGAGCCGATATTGGATATTAATTTGAGCATTCAAGATAACCGTATGACAACATTGGGTGGCGCAATTGTGGTTAAGAACTATGATGCACAATTGACATTGCATAATAACAAAATTACTTCAAAGGGTGTGGGCAATATTCGGGGTGAGTCATTTAATATTCGCATCAATTCTAATAATCAAGATAGTGGTTTAGATGCATTATTTAAAGTAGGGCTTACTAACGGTAATAATTTTGAGTTTTACTTGACTAAATATTTGGATCAAACATGGCAAGCAAATGTCAAGTCCGATACGTTAAAAACTGATGTAAAAATTATACTAAATGAGAACGCTTTGCCTGAGGTAAAATTGATAAACCTTCAAGTAGAGGCGTTAGACAAAATAAAAGGCAATTGGGATATTCAGGCAAAAGATTTTCCCAGTATGCATTTAAGTGTACAAAACATACAAGTTGGTGAAAGTAAGTGGCCTGATTTTGAGGCCACACTTGGATCTCAGGACAAGGTGCTTAAAATCATTAATTTAGAATTTTTAGGCATAGGTGTGAATAGTCAAAACCTTAGTTTTGACGGTGCTTGGGTTGATGGTAGAACTATACTCACTGCTAAAGCAAAAGGTAGTAAGTTGAGTAAATTTCTTGATAAATTAAACATTAAAGAAAAAGTTCGTGGGGGTCAATTTGAATTTGATATACGCTTATTTTGTAATTGTGCTCCGTGGAATATGAGTTTTAAAGGCGCCAGTGGTTTGATTAAAATGAAAGTTAAAGAAGGTGTGTTTACCAATAAAGACCCTAATATTAGCCGGGTTTTATCATTGCTTAATATTAAATCCATTGCTAAGCGTTTAGAATTAGATATCACTGATTTGGTTAGTGAAGGGTTTGTTTATGATACTATTGATGCACAAGTTTCTATTAATAATTCTATGGCGACTATTAGCCATTTTAAACTTGACTCAAGTTCAAGCACGATTAACCTAACAGGCTCAAGTAATATTGTTAAACAAACTTATCATTTAGAAGCAAAAGTATTACCTGCCATTAGTGATGCCGTGCCGATTACTACTTATTTGGCTGGTGGTGGTTTGTCAGGTATGGTGGTTTGGCTTGTGGATAAAATTCTATTTAAAGGTAAATTGATTAATAATATTGTTGATAAAGTTGTTGAATTTAAATATAAAATAACAGGTCCGTGGAATAAGCCTATTATTGAAAATATATCAACCGTATTATGATTGAACAACTATTGGATGATCATCGTCTAAATCAAGAAAAAATAACTATTTTATTGTCTTCTTTGGCAGCTAAGGGTACTGATTATGCAGATTTATATTTTCAACATTCAGCGGTTGAATCTTGGTTTTTAGAAGAAAGTATTGTTAAATCTGGCACTTACCACATTAGTCATGGTGTGGGTGCTAGAGCTGTCAGTTCTGACCAAACTGGTTTTGCTTATTCAGATGATTTAAATATCAAAGCGATTGAAAAAGCCATTAGTTTTGCTAAAGGAATATCGACTCAAACTGGCACGAGAAGAATTCAAGCTTTTCAGTCTATTCCACAAGTTGCTAGATATAATGGCTCGAATCCGCTCAGTAGTTTCAGCTCGCAAGAAAAAGTTAATTTTTTAAAAAGAATTGATATATTGGGCAGAAAGGAGCCTAAGGTTAAGCAAGTTAGTGCCTTGATTTCTGGTGGATTTAGCGAGGTATTAATTGCTTCAACTGATGGTGTATTTGCAAAAGATTATCGTCCAATGGTGCGTGTTAGTGTGAGTATTATTGTTGAGCACAATGGTAGAACTGAATCAGCCTCAAGTGGTGGTGGTGGTCGATATAATTATCGATATTTTATTGACCATGCCTTGGATGAAATTTATGTTAATGAAGCTATTAGACAGGCGTTAGTAGCACTGGAGTCAAAAAAAGCACCTGCTGGAAATATGCCAGTTATACTGGGTCCTGGCTGGCCAGGAGTATTATTACATGAGGCTATTGGCCATGGCTTGGAAGGTGATTTTAATCGTAAAAAATCATCCATATTCACTAACAGAATTGGTGAGCAGGTGGCCAGTGATAAATGTACTATTGTTGATAACGGCACTTTGGAAAATAGGCGTGGCAGTTTAACAATTGATGATGAAGGCATTCCAACACAAAATACTTTGTTGATTGAAAATGGCATCTTAAAAGGTTATTTATTTGATAAAATGAACGCTAAACTAATGAATACAGTGTCAACAGGCAATGGTAGGCGTGAGTCTTATGCCCATATTCCCATACCAAGAATGACCAATACTTACATGCTAAACGGACAGGATTCTTTAAAGAATATGATTACTTCTGTTGATAATGGTATTTATGCGGTTAATTTTGATGGTGGTCAAGTTAACATTACTTCAGGAAAATTTGTTTTTAGTGCTAACGAGGCTTATCTTATTAAGAATGGAAAAATTATGCATCCTATTAAAGGTGTGACACTAGTAGGTTCTGGTGCTGAGGTATTAAAGAAAATATCTATGGTAGCAAATGATTTAAAACTTGATAATGGCGTTGGTGTGTGCGGTAAAGATGGTCAAAATGTGCCTGTAGGTGTTGGTCAACCTAGTTTAAAAATAGATCAACTAACCGTAGGTGGTACTGAGGTTAATGCATAATTTAGCCATCTAGAGATGTATTTGTTGGTTATAGGTGAATTGATTGATTAAATTAGATATAATGTCTAGAAATCTATGTTTTGGAGTTAGGAGAAACTAGGTGTTAGAGAGTTATATACCTGTCATTGTTTTTATTTTTCTAGGGCTTGCTTTTGGTGTTGGACCAATGTTAATTGGTTATTTATTAGGGCCAAGTAAACCATATGAAGAAAAAAATACTCAATTTGAGTGCGGTTTTCCTGCCTTTGATGATTCGCGTATGTATTTCAATGTACGTTATTATCTAGTGGCTATTTTATTTATTTTGTTTGACTTAGAAGTTGCCTTTGTTTTTCCATGGGCAGTGGTTCAGTCTCAATTGGGCTGGTTTGGCTTTATCGCGATTAGTATTTTCTTATTTTTACTGGCGGTGGGTTTTATTTTTGAGTGGAAAAACGGCGCACTTGAATGGGAATAGCTAATGGCAATTGAAGGTTTAATGAAACAAGGTTTTGTAACCACATCACTTAACAATGTTATTAACTGGGCAAGAACAGGCTCGCTTTGGCCTATGACTTTTGGCTTGGCGTGTTGTGCAGTAGAGATGATGGAAGCGGGTTCTTCTCGCTATGATTTAGACCGTTTTGGTATTGTTTTTAGACCCACACCACGTCAATCAGATTTAATGATTGTAGCGGGCACACTCACCAATAAAATGGCACCGGCTTTACGCAAAGTTTATGACCAAATGCCTGAGCCAAGATGGGTAATTTCTATGGGCTCGTGTGCGAATGGTGGTGGTTATTATCATTACTCTTATGCAGTTGTTAGAGGTTGTGATCGTATTGTTCCCGTTGATATTTATGTTCCAGGCTGCCCGCCAACGGCAGAAGCGTTACTATACGGTATCATACAATTGCAAGATAAAATCCGCAGTACTAACACCATTGCAAGAACTTAATGCAAGATTTAAAAGCATCATTAATTAAGGTTTTCGGTGAACGTCATTTGGTTGAAGCTTTTGGAGAGTTGACTTTAATAGTTGATTCTCAAGATATTATTAAAACCTGTTTGAAATTAAGAGATTTTTTCTATTTTGACACATTAATAGATTTATGTGGTGTTGATTATTTAACTTATGGACAATCAGACTGGAATGGTAATGCGAGTGCTTCTGGTTTTTCTAGAGGGCGTAATCATCAAGGTTCAAAAGACAGACATGAACAGCGTTTTGTTGTGGTGTACCATTTATTATCTGTCAGTAAAAATAAACGTATTAGAGTGAAATCATTTGTTGATGAGGCCGAGCCTATTATCAAGTCAGTTACTGATATTTGGGCATCTGCTGATTGGTATGAACGTGAGGCCTTTGATTTAATGGGTATTTTATTTGAAAATCATACAGACTTGCGCCGGATTTTGACTGATTATGGCTTTAAAGGTCACCCCTTACGTAAGGATTTTCCAATGATTGGCGAAGTTGAAATGCGTTATGACGAAGACTTAGGTCGGGTGGTTTATGAAAAAGTGAGTATTGAGCCAAATATTAACGTACCAAGGGTAATCAGGAAGTAAAATGGCTGAAATTCGTAATTATACCCTTAATTTTGGCCCTCAACATCCTGCAGCGCACGGCGTGTTGCGCCTTATTTTAGAAATTGATGGCGAGGTGATTGAACGCGCTGACCCGCATATTGGCTTATTACATCGTGGTACAGAAAAATTAGTAGAATCAAAGCCATATAATCAATCAATTGGTTATATGGACAGGCTTGATTATGTTTCAATGATGTGTAACGAACATGCTTATATCATGGCGATTGAAACCATGTTAGGTATCAAAGTTCCTGAACGTGCTCAGTACATCCGAGTGATGTTTGACGAAATTACTCGAATTCTTAATCATTTAATGTGGTTAGGTACACACGGGCTTGATGTGGGCGCGATGAGTATTTTCTTATATGCATTTCGTGAACGTGAAAAATTGATTGATTGTTATGAGGCAGTATCAGGCTCACGTATGCATGCAACTTATTATCGTCCAGGCGGTGTTTATCGAGATTTGCCAGATAAAATGCCACAATATTTAGCTTCAGGTTTTCGTACGGATAAAGAATTGAAGACAATGAATGAAAATCGACAAGGTTCATTATTAGATTTTATTGCTGATTTTGTTAAAGAATTTCCAAAAAGTATTAAACAGTATGATGATTTATTAACGGATAATCGTATTTGGAAACAGCGGTTGGTAAACATTGGCATTGTTTCTGCTAATCGTGCCAAACAACTAGGGTTTACAGGCCCTATGCTTAGAGGTTCTGGGGTGGCATGGGACTTGAGAAAAAATCAACCTTATGCAGTTTATGACCAATTAGAGTTTGATATCCCAGTGGGAGTGACAGGCGATAGTTACGATCGTTACTTAGTGCGGATGGAAGAAATGCGCCAATCAAACCATATTATTAAACAATGTGTTAAGTGGCTACAAGGAAACCCAGGTGCAGTCATGAGTGATGATCACAAGGTGTCACCACCTAAACGAACTGACATGAAAGGTGACATGGAGTCTTTAATTCATCATTTTAAATTATTTACCGAAGGTTATTGCTTGTCAGAAGGTGAAATTTATCGCGCTGTTGAACATCCAAAGGGTGAGTTTGGGATATATTTAATTTCTGATGGTGCTAATAAGCCTTACAGGGTCAAAATTAGAGCGCCCGGTTTTGCGCATTTGGCCGCGATGAATGAAATGGCAAGAGGGCATATGTTGTCAGATGTTGTAACTATTATTGGTACGCAAGATATTGTATTTGGTGAAATAGATAGATGATTTCTATTGGAGCAAAAAAACAAATTGATGCTTGGATTGCAAAATATCCAAAAGATAGGAAAAGTTCCGCCGTTATGCAAACTTTAAAAATTATTCAAGCAGAAAATGAAAATAAATTGAGTGCTGATACCATTCAAGCGGTGGCTGATTATTTAGATATGCCAGATATTGCTGTTCAAGAAGTGGCGACTTTTTATGAAAATTATAATCATAAAAAAGTTGGTAAATATGTGATTCGTTTTTGCCATAATATCTCATGTATGTTGAATGGTGCTGATGATTTAATTGCGTATTTAGAAAATAAATTGGGCGTTCAAACAGATGAAGTAACACCTGACGGCTTAATTAGTGTTAAAAAAGTTGAGTGCTTGGGTGCTTGTGTGGGTGCGCCAATGTTTCAAATTAATGATGAATATTTTGAAAATCTTACTTTTGATAAAATTGATAAAATTGTGGACAACCTCAAATGAACGAGGTTTGCTTTAAAAGTTTGATCAAAGACCAGTGCTGGTCGCTTAAGACTTATGAAGCTAATGGTGGTTATTCAGTCTGGTGTAAAATTCTAAAAGGTGAGCTAACACCTGAATACATTATTGATGAGCTTAAAACCTCGGGCTTACGTGGTCGTGGTGGTGCTGGGTTTCCCACTGGACTTAAATGGAGCTTTATGCCGCGTCATTCTGACGGGCAAAAATACGTGATTTGTAATTCAGACGAGGGTGAGCCAGGCACTTGTAAAGATAGAGATATTTTAAGGTTCAACCCACATGCCGTGATTGAAGGCATGGCAATTGGTGGGTTTGTTATGAATGCTAGTGTTGGCTATAACTATATTCGCGGTGAATTTATGGAACCATTTTATCGCTTCGAAGATGCATTAAAAGAGGCTTATAAAGTAGGATTACTGGGTCGAAATATTAACAACAGTTCAGTTAATTTTGATTTATACA
Proteins encoded in this window:
- the argB gene encoding acetylglutamate kinase, with protein sequence MLNNMSNNTNNITSVLTESLPYIKKFQGKTIVIKYGGNAMVDEALKSSFARDIVLMKLVGMNPIVVHGGGPQIGKTLKKIGKQSQFIDGMRVTDSETMDVVEMVLGGLVNKEIVNLIHQHGGHSIGLTGKDGSLISAKKLKHDIEPTSEIIDLGHVGEVDKIDISVINLLLKGDFIPVIAPIGVGKDGFSYNINADLVASAIAQALNAEKLILLTNASGLLDANGELLTRLDDNIIDGLIKDGTIHSGMLPKINCALSAVKNGVKSTHIIDGRVAHAVLLEVFTNSGVGTLITCNE
- a CDS encoding dihydroorotate dehydrogenase electron transfer subunit, which encodes MNKASIKIHDCQILAHYQFEGKQYILTLASNIIAKQTKPGQFVHLTVSSALAMRRPISIMSVDIENGTFDLLYKVVGEGTRQLSQRKVGDILSIIGPIGNGFKLTDKKRPLLIGGGAGMPPMIAIAQQIKDLGYESFAILGSEVPFPFVDKLADNNKDYQGATYTMPELEDWGIECRLTSLQGFDGTFKGFVTDLAKIYLDNLKTDERMQVEIYACGPRLMLVAVANLAKEYNLPCQISLEENMACAVGGCAGCVVEIQTNQGISMKRVCVDGPVFDAYQIF
- a CDS encoding YggS family pyridoxal phosphate-dependent enzyme, producing MIKDNLEKIQERINQVNHTQFVTLIAVSKTRSVDELQQAINTGQKHFAENYLQEALIKINHLKGQNLIWHFIGPIQSNKTLKIAKNFDWVHSVDRLKIAKRLNEQRPKNLPNLKVLLQINIDNEPIKSGASIEQIDELVTHFESLKNLTLRGFMCIPNPSNSAQNFTRMTSIIKQYPNLDALSMGMSRDLESAITNGATFLRIGTDIFGKRA
- a CDS encoding TA system antitoxin ParD family protein yields the protein MNKNLYNRAKIQTKKELRIVSNQIKYWVKIRHTTMINPDLPIDMVEKLLITKRETKPTF
- a CDS encoding AsmA-like C-terminal region-containing protein, translating into MIKKKRLSGIKVLKISTWVSVIFTFIFVLVVLFFVIFPMLLKVPIETQLSSLTGLDVQLSKITFDFEKKGITLKVHDISIASGEAQQMAMIKNLSWHINLLSLFDDIYHSSQIFIDTLVLYSNLDDFSIDDIRNIASLGMLKELYFFESLHINKTIIKDTVEIASLTLKRDGMQLLLTIPNQSIGTKHLDITIILSSAKINQNGFLTLPITLSGDDFELLSSLKIYSYQGYDFIQFSGLIQRMNVINISDYLPMVLIGDINHQWIKHAFQSGELDNINISIKKNLSTQLPAKIKFDAHLSNTELLFNTDWQSLKQLDANIAIDGRKITVMVNHTMLNDMFLQGMKVQILDMSKDKLEISVVGKINTQSEILTQFLKDAPLNDNVNDVLGKFSLSGKVVGNVDLIISLDETEPILDINLSIQDNRMTTLGGAIVVKNYDAQLTLHNNKITSKGVGNIRGESFNIRINSNNQDSGLDALFKVGLTNGNNFEFYLTKYLDQTWQANVKSDTLKTDVKIILNENALPEVKLINLQVEALDKIKGNWDIQAKDFPSMHLSVQNIQVGESKWPDFEATLGSQDKVLKIINLEFLGIGVNSQNLSFDGAWVDGRTILTAKAKGSKLSKFLDKLNIKEKVRGGQFEFDIRLFCNCAPWNMSFKGASGLIKMKVKEGVFTNKDPNISRVLSLLNIKSIAKRLELDITDLVSEGFVYDTIDAQVSINNSMATISHFKLDSSSSTINLTGSSNIVKQTYHLEAKVLPAISDAVPITTYLAGGGLSGMVVWLVDKILFKGKLINNIVDKVVEFKYKITGPWNKPIIENISTVL
- the tldD gene encoding metalloprotease TldD is translated as MIEQLLDDHRLNQEKITILLSSLAAKGTDYADLYFQHSAVESWFLEESIVKSGTYHISHGVGARAVSSDQTGFAYSDDLNIKAIEKAISFAKGISTQTGTRRIQAFQSIPQVARYNGSNPLSSFSSQEKVNFLKRIDILGRKEPKVKQVSALISGGFSEVLIASTDGVFAKDYRPMVRVSVSIIVEHNGRTESASSGGGGRYNYRYFIDHALDEIYVNEAIRQALVALESKKAPAGNMPVILGPGWPGVLLHEAIGHGLEGDFNRKKSSIFTNRIGEQVASDKCTIVDNGTLENRRGSLTIDDEGIPTQNTLLIENGILKGYLFDKMNAKLMNTVSTGNGRRESYAHIPIPRMTNTYMLNGQDSLKNMITSVDNGIYAVNFDGGQVNITSGKFVFSANEAYLIKNGKIMHPIKGVTLVGSGAEVLKKISMVANDLKLDNGVGVCGKDGQNVPVGVGQPSLKIDQLTVGGTEVNA
- a CDS encoding NADH-quinone oxidoreductase subunit A, which codes for MLESYIPVIVFIFLGLAFGVGPMLIGYLLGPSKPYEEKNTQFECGFPAFDDSRMYFNVRYYLVAILFILFDLEVAFVFPWAVVQSQLGWFGFIAISIFLFLLAVGFIFEWKNGALEWE
- a CDS encoding NuoB/complex I 20 kDa subunit family protein translates to MAIEGLMKQGFVTTSLNNVINWARTGSLWPMTFGLACCAVEMMEAGSSRYDLDRFGIVFRPTPRQSDLMIVAGTLTNKMAPALRKVYDQMPEPRWVISMGSCANGGGYYHYSYAVVRGCDRIVPVDIYVPGCPPTAEALLYGIIQLQDKIRSTNTIART
- a CDS encoding NADH-quinone oxidoreductase subunit C, coding for MQDLKASLIKVFGERHLVEAFGELTLIVDSQDIIKTCLKLRDFFYFDTLIDLCGVDYLTYGQSDWNGNASASGFSRGRNHQGSKDRHEQRFVVVYHLLSVSKNKRIRVKSFVDEAEPIIKSVTDIWASADWYEREAFDLMGILFENHTDLRRILTDYGFKGHPLRKDFPMIGEVEMRYDEDLGRVVYEKVSIEPNINVPRVIRK
- a CDS encoding NADH-quinone oxidoreductase subunit D; this encodes MAEIRNYTLNFGPQHPAAHGVLRLILEIDGEVIERADPHIGLLHRGTEKLVESKPYNQSIGYMDRLDYVSMMCNEHAYIMAIETMLGIKVPERAQYIRVMFDEITRILNHLMWLGTHGLDVGAMSIFLYAFREREKLIDCYEAVSGSRMHATYYRPGGVYRDLPDKMPQYLASGFRTDKELKTMNENRQGSLLDFIADFVKEFPKSIKQYDDLLTDNRIWKQRLVNIGIVSANRAKQLGFTGPMLRGSGVAWDLRKNQPYAVYDQLEFDIPVGVTGDSYDRYLVRMEEMRQSNHIIKQCVKWLQGNPGAVMSDDHKVSPPKRTDMKGDMESLIHHFKLFTEGYCLSEGEIYRAVEHPKGEFGIYLISDGANKPYRVKIRAPGFAHLAAMNEMARGHMLSDVVTIIGTQDIVFGEIDR
- the nuoE gene encoding NADH-quinone oxidoreductase subunit NuoE, whose protein sequence is MISIGAKKQIDAWIAKYPKDRKSSAVMQTLKIIQAENENKLSADTIQAVADYLDMPDIAVQEVATFYENYNHKKVGKYVIRFCHNISCMLNGADDLIAYLENKLGVQTDEVTPDGLISVKKVECLGACVGAPMFQINDEYFENLTFDKIDKIVDNLK